A genomic window from Winogradskyella sp. J14-2 includes:
- a CDS encoding DUF389 domain-containing protein has protein sequence MSNENKFNFSEEENSRVTNEMNKEAAVEEKKEAVRKDAQGLFASIKTFLSELLDFRDDTDRDATIDAIKADISFKGATAWILVCSIMVASVGLNADSTAVVIGAMLISPLMGPILGVGMSIAINDIDTLKRSLINLATMIVLSLLTAWLFFKLFPLSEDTSELLGRVQPDIRDVLIAFFGGLALIIARTKRGTIASVIFGVAIATALMPPLCTAGYGLAKANWTYFLGAMNLFTINTIFIALATFIVLKLLRFPMLKYANSSKRKRIARFAALVAIVVMVYPTITFLRVLKQSGLDHDYRKFILNEIDSNNDLWFQKGIPNYDEQKITLYFNDEISEATETDLKNELKQYENISNFKLEIFGNKNRSFDKLSDAYDRAIDELDKKDFIISGLQKQITELQETVSGLNKQIEAKNTASGSVAFSSLAKDAKIRFSDLEYFGYAKMLESRDFIKVDTLTIANIKWKESVNDSLALVKESELLVWLKQHLNTNKVTIKRN, from the coding sequence ATGAGTAACGAAAATAAATTCAATTTTTCTGAGGAAGAAAACTCAAGAGTAACAAACGAAATGAATAAAGAAGCCGCCGTTGAAGAGAAAAAAGAAGCGGTAAGAAAAGATGCTCAAGGCTTATTTGCGAGTATTAAAACATTTCTCAGTGAGTTATTAGATTTTAGAGACGATACAGATAGAGATGCAACAATAGATGCTATCAAGGCAGATATATCTTTTAAAGGTGCAACAGCATGGATTTTAGTTTGCTCAATTATGGTAGCGTCTGTAGGTTTAAATGCTGACTCAACTGCAGTAGTCATTGGTGCCATGCTAATTTCTCCTTTAATGGGCCCAATTCTTGGTGTGGGTATGTCAATAGCTATTAACGACATTGATACGCTCAAAAGATCCCTAATTAACTTAGCAACCATGATTGTACTAAGCTTACTGACTGCTTGGTTGTTTTTTAAACTTTTTCCTCTTAGCGAGGACACTAGCGAATTATTGGGACGCGTACAACCAGATATTAGAGATGTCCTCATTGCCTTTTTTGGTGGTTTAGCTCTAATTATTGCCAGGACAAAGAGAGGCACTATAGCCTCAGTGATCTTTGGCGTTGCAATTGCTACAGCATTAATGCCACCGCTTTGTACCGCAGGCTATGGTTTAGCAAAGGCTAATTGGACCTATTTTTTAGGTGCCATGAACTTATTTACCATTAATACCATATTTATTGCTTTAGCCACATTTATAGTGCTAAAATTATTGCGCTTCCCAATGCTAAAATATGCTAATTCTTCAAAAAGAAAGCGTATTGCAAGATTTGCAGCTTTAGTGGCTATTGTTGTAATGGTATATCCAACAATCACGTTTTTAAGAGTACTAAAGCAAAGTGGTCTTGATCACGACTACCGTAAGTTTATTTTAAATGAAATTGACTCTAATAACGATTTGTGGTTTCAGAAGGGAATTCCAAATTACGATGAACAAAAAATTACGCTTTACTTTAATGATGAAATTTCTGAAGCTACCGAGACAGATCTCAAAAACGAGCTTAAACAATATGAAAATATTAGCAATTTTAAATTAGAAATCTTCGGAAACAAAAACAGAAGTTTTGATAAACTATCTGATGCTTACGACAGAGCAATTGATGAGTTAGATAAAAAGGATTTTATCATTTCGGGCTTACAAAAACAAATTACAGAACTTCAAGAAACCGTCTCTGGCCTTAATAAGCAAATTGAGGCCAAAAATACAGCGTCTGGTAGTGTGGCGTTTTCTAGTTTAGCCAAAGATGCAAAGATTAGGTTTTCGGACTTAGAATACTTTGGGTATGCAAAAATGTTAGAGTCTAGAGACTTTATTAAAGTAGACACACTCACCATTGCTAACATAAAGTGGAAAGAATCTGTAAATGATAGCTTGGCTTTGGTTAAAGAGAGCGAACTGTTAGTGTGGCTAAAGCAACATCTCAATACAAATAAGGTTACAATAAAACGTAATTAG
- a CDS encoding MlaE family ABC transporter permease translates to MKYLHNIGTYFIMIKDMFRRPTKWSVLKTLILKDIDDLIIGSLGIVAFIGFFVGGVVAIQTSLNITNPFIPKYLVGFATRQSIILEFAPTFISIIMAGKVGSFITSSIGTMRVTEQIDALEVMGINAINYLVFPKLIALTLYPFVISIAMFLGILGGLAACVYGGYGTLEDYIEGVQNDFIPFHMAYAFIKTMVFAFILATIPSYYGYFMKGGALEVGKASTTAFVWTSVVIILLNFLLTSLLLG, encoded by the coding sequence ATGAAGTACCTGCATAACATTGGCACTTATTTTATAATGATTAAGGATATGTTTCGCAGACCTACAAAATGGTCTGTCTTAAAAACACTAATTCTTAAAGATATTGATGATCTTATTATAGGATCCCTAGGTATTGTGGCATTTATTGGTTTTTTTGTTGGTGGAGTTGTTGCTATACAAACCTCGCTTAATATCACCAATCCCTTTATCCCTAAATATCTAGTGGGTTTTGCTACGCGCCAATCTATAATTTTAGAATTTGCACCAACTTTTATATCTATAATTATGGCAGGTAAAGTTGGTTCTTTTATCACTTCTAGCATAGGTACAATGCGTGTTACGGAACAAATAGATGCCTTGGAAGTTATGGGAATTAACGCTATTAACTACTTGGTTTTTCCTAAATTAATTGCGTTAACACTGTATCCCTTTGTAATTTCAATTGCTATGTTTCTAGGAATCCTTGGTGGTTTAGCTGCCTGTGTTTATGGTGGCTATGGCACTTTAGAAGATTATATTGAAGGTGTGCAGAATGATTTTATACCTTTTCATATGGCTTATGCATTTATTAAAACTATGGTATTTGCCTTTATACTTGCTACGATACCATCTTACTACGGATATTTTATGAAAGGTGGTGCTTTAGAAGTTGGAAAAGCGAGTACAACCGCTTTTGTGTGGACGAGTGTGGTAATCATTCTACTCAACTTTTTATTAACCAGTTTATTATTAGGCTAA
- a CDS encoding mannose-1-phosphate guanylyltransferase, whose amino-acid sequence MKNKNYYAILMAGGVGSRFWPVSTQNFPKQFHDMLGTGDTLIQKTFNRLAKLIPEENIFILTNERYNDLVFEQLPSVTKRQVVLEPAMRNTAPCILYASLKIQKENENAVMIVAPSDHWIEDEDAFSNNVKTAFDYCESNDALMTLGITPTFPNTGYGYIEFDTVTERGHSEEEIKPVNQFREKPDYQTAKSFLAQGNFLWNAGIFMWSVKSVVAAFQSNQPELYQLFKSGYSVYNTESEDDFIKDNYPKAENISVDYALMEKSNNVYVIPATFDWNDLGTWGSLYDKLEKDSDANAVVNARILADDASGNMIRSKKDKIVVVDGLKNYIVVDKDEVLLIFPKAKEQDIKKVLQNVKANFGEEYG is encoded by the coding sequence ATGAAAAACAAAAATTATTACGCCATTTTAATGGCAGGTGGAGTAGGCTCACGATTTTGGCCAGTAAGTACACAGAACTTTCCTAAACAATTTCATGATATGTTAGGAACAGGAGATACTTTAATCCAAAAAACCTTTAATCGCCTAGCAAAACTTATTCCCGAAGAAAATATTTTTATTCTTACCAATGAGCGTTACAATGATCTGGTTTTTGAGCAATTACCAAGTGTTACAAAGCGTCAGGTTGTATTAGAGCCAGCAATGCGTAACACGGCGCCATGCATATTATATGCGTCTTTAAAAATACAAAAGGAAAACGAAAATGCAGTAATGATTGTGGCTCCAAGTGACCACTGGATTGAGGATGAAGATGCCTTTTCTAACAATGTGAAAACAGCCTTTGATTATTGCGAATCTAATGATGCCTTAATGACTTTAGGTATTACACCAACTTTCCCAAATACAGGTTATGGTTATATTGAATTTGATACGGTCACTGAGCGAGGTCATAGCGAAGAAGAAATAAAACCTGTAAATCAATTTAGAGAAAAGCCAGATTACCAAACCGCTAAATCTTTTTTAGCACAAGGTAATTTTCTTTGGAATGCAGGAATTTTTATGTGGAGTGTAAAATCTGTAGTCGCTGCGTTTCAAAGCAATCAACCAGAATTATATCAACTTTTTAAAAGTGGGTATAGTGTCTATAACACAGAGTCTGAAGACGACTTTATAAAAGATAACTACCCAAAAGCAGAAAACATATCTGTAGATTACGCGCTTATGGAGAAAAGTAACAATGTCTATGTGATTCCCGCAACTTTCGATTGGAACGATCTTGGTACTTGGGGAAGTTTATATGATAAATTAGAAAAAGATTCTGATGCTAACGCAGTGGTAAATGCTAGAATTTTAGCCGATGATGCTTCTGGCAATATGATCAGATCCAAAAAAGATAAAATAGTCGTTGTCGATGGATTAAAAAACTATATCGTTGTCGATAAAGACGAAGTTTTGCTTATCTTTCCTAAGGCAAAAGAACAAGATATTAAAAAAGTACTCCAAAATGTAAAAGCAAACTTTGGAGAAGAATATGGTTAA
- the pafA gene encoding alkaline phosphatase PafA encodes MKKVLIPFLLILLIYSCGAQQESSNSVSQNTENSFISRPKLVVGIVVDQMRYDYLTRFEAKFGKGGFKRMINEGFNCKNNHFNYIPTYTGPGHASVYTGTVPKYHGIISNNWYDKVVQKSVYCAQDDNVESVGTESRAGKMSPHRMLTTSVADENRLFTQMRGKTIGIAIKDRGAILPAGHTANAAYWFYGKDEGVWITSTFYRNDLPKWVKDFNDSDTVESYIKVWDTHLPIETYQESGPDLNNFEGGFKGKENATFPYDLAALKSENGGFDILKATAYGNSLTVDFAIAALKGEALGQDDDTDVLAVSFSSTDYVGHNFGVNSKEVEDTYIRLDRDLERLFNYLDEHVGEDEYTVFLTADHGAVDVPAYLQSVKIPAGYLDYNDRKERFQKFLVEKYGTADIVENVSNNQLFFNKQKLKELGLNIHDVEQALVDEQISYPNIAKVYTATAMNSTNFTTGIEALLQNGFNQKRSGDVIVVDDIAHIAYSKTGSTHGSGLNYDTHVPLLFFGKGIKHGQTYKKTVIPDIAPTISALLGISFPNGATGQPLGFVID; translated from the coding sequence ATGAAAAAAGTTCTCATCCCCTTCTTGTTAATATTACTGATTTATTCTTGTGGAGCTCAACAAGAATCCTCTAATAGTGTATCTCAAAATACCGAAAACAGCTTCATTTCAAGACCAAAACTCGTAGTTGGTATTGTTGTAGATCAGATGCGATATGATTATCTCACACGGTTTGAAGCAAAATTTGGTAAAGGTGGTTTTAAAAGAATGATAAACGAAGGCTTTAATTGCAAGAACAACCATTTTAATTATATACCAACATACACTGGTCCAGGACATGCCTCTGTTTACACAGGCACAGTACCAAAATATCATGGTATTATATCTAATAATTGGTATGATAAAGTCGTACAAAAATCTGTCTATTGTGCTCAAGATGATAATGTAGAATCTGTAGGTACGGAAAGTAGGGCAGGCAAAATGTCTCCACACAGAATGCTTACCACGAGTGTGGCAGACGAGAATAGATTGTTTACTCAAATGCGCGGAAAAACAATAGGAATAGCTATAAAAGATAGAGGTGCTATTTTGCCTGCTGGTCATACAGCAAATGCAGCATACTGGTTTTATGGTAAAGACGAAGGAGTATGGATAACCAGTACCTTCTACAGAAACGATTTACCAAAATGGGTAAAAGACTTTAATGATTCAGATACTGTGGAGTCCTATATTAAAGTTTGGGACACTCACCTACCAATTGAAACGTACCAAGAAAGCGGACCAGATCTTAACAATTTTGAAGGAGGTTTTAAAGGAAAAGAAAACGCAACATTTCCTTATGACTTGGCAGCCTTAAAATCTGAAAATGGTGGTTTCGATATTTTAAAAGCTACCGCTTACGGTAATAGTCTCACAGTAGATTTTGCAATTGCAGCTTTAAAGGGTGAAGCTTTGGGGCAAGATGATGATACAGATGTTTTAGCCGTAAGTTTCTCAAGCACGGATTACGTAGGACATAATTTTGGTGTAAATTCAAAAGAAGTAGAAGATACATACATAAGACTAGATAGAGATTTAGAACGTCTTTTTAATTATTTAGATGAACATGTAGGCGAAGACGAATACACTGTTTTTCTTACAGCAGATCATGGCGCAGTAGATGTGCCTGCGTATTTGCAATCCGTAAAAATTCCTGCGGGTTATTTAGATTATAACGATAGAAAAGAACGTTTTCAGAAGTTTTTGGTTGAAAAATACGGAACAGCTGATATTGTTGAAAATGTAAGCAACAACCAATTATTTTTTAATAAACAAAAATTAAAAGAATTAGGGCTAAACATACACGACGTAGAACAAGCTCTTGTGGATGAGCAAATTAGCTATCCTAATATTGCTAAAGTATATACAGCAACAGCTATGAACAGTACCAACTTTACCACTGGTATTGAAGCATTGTTACAAAATGGATTTAACCAAAAACGTTCTGGCGATGTTATTGTTGTAGATGATATTGCACACATAGCATATAGCAAAACAGGCTCTACACACGGTAGCGGACTTAATTATGATACACACGTGCCCTTACTGTTTTTTGGAAAAGGTATTAAGCATGGGCAAACGTATAAAAAAACCGTAATTCCTGACATTGCACCAACAATTTCGGCACTTTTAGGGATTAGTTTTCCTAATGGAGCTACAGGTCAGCCTTTAGGTTTTGTAATAGATTAA
- a CDS encoding ABC transporter ATP-binding protein: MIEVKDLHKSFGDAHILKGISTTFDKGKTNLIIGQSGSGKTVFLKCLLGLFEYEQGSISYDGKIFSNLSRDERTELRSEIGMVFQGSALFDSMTIAENVMFPLRMFTKQSKSEMEDRVDFVLKRVNLESAHHKMPSEASGGMQKRVAIARAIVNNPKYLFCDEPNSGLDPKTAIVIDNLIQEITDEYQITTVINSHDMNSVMEIGEKIVFLKDGYKEWEGSKDTIFRTDNKAVTDFVYSSELFKKVRKMYLEEHS, translated from the coding sequence ATGATAGAAGTTAAAGACTTACATAAATCGTTTGGCGATGCTCATATTTTAAAGGGTATCTCTACGACTTTTGACAAAGGCAAAACTAACCTTATTATTGGTCAGAGTGGGTCTGGTAAAACGGTATTTTTAAAGTGTTTACTTGGTCTTTTTGAATATGAGCAAGGAAGTATTTCTTACGATGGTAAGATTTTTAGTAATTTAAGTAGAGACGAACGAACCGAGTTACGTTCTGAAATAGGAATGGTGTTTCAAGGCAGTGCACTTTTTGATTCTATGACCATTGCAGAGAATGTTATGTTTCCCTTACGAATGTTTACCAAGCAAAGCAAAAGTGAAATGGAAGACAGAGTAGACTTTGTTTTAAAACGTGTAAATCTTGAGAGCGCGCATCACAAAATGCCTAGCGAAGCTTCTGGTGGTATGCAAAAGCGTGTTGCTATTGCCAGAGCCATTGTAAACAATCCAAAATATTTATTCTGTGACGAACCCAACTCTGGTTTAGACCCTAAAACTGCTATCGTTATTGATAACCTCATTCAAGAGATTACTGATGAATATCAAATAACTACAGTTATTAATTCTCACGATATGAACTCTGTTATGGAGATTGGTGAAAAAATTGTTTTTCTTAAAGATGGCTATAAGGAATGGGAAGGCTCTAAAGACACCATATTTAGAACAGACAACAAAGCCGTTACCGATTTTGTGTACTCATCTGAGCTATTTAAAAAAGTACGCAAAATGTATTTAGAAGAACACTCTTAA
- a CDS encoding SprT-like domain-containing protein yields MQNQLLEFIPDQAQAQVKALLAKDNLVVKVKQERKTKHGDYRQLPNGKHQITVNANLNAYRFLITLVHEIAHFEAFTKFGRFIKPHGKEWKLTFQHLMLPFLRPEVFPLELLPLLAKHFKNPKASSDTDTQLALALKQFDEGEDKTYVFEVPLGKTFRLYNGRVFKKGNTRRKRIECVEVKTGKLYLFNPNAEVEILD; encoded by the coding sequence ATGCAAAATCAACTTTTAGAGTTTATTCCAGATCAAGCACAAGCTCAGGTTAAAGCCTTACTGGCAAAGGACAATTTAGTGGTTAAAGTAAAGCAAGAACGTAAGACCAAACATGGTGATTACAGACAATTGCCTAACGGTAAGCACCAGATTACCGTAAATGCAAATTTAAATGCGTATCGGTTTTTAATTACACTCGTTCATGAAATTGCTCACTTCGAAGCATTCACTAAATTTGGACGATTTATAAAACCACACGGCAAAGAGTGGAAACTAACGTTTCAACACTTAATGTTACCATTTTTAAGGCCAGAAGTCTTTCCGTTAGAATTACTACCATTACTTGCCAAGCACTTTAAAAACCCTAAAGCATCAAGCGATACAGATACGCAACTCGCCTTAGCCTTAAAGCAATTCGACGAAGGTGAAGATAAAACCTACGTTTTTGAAGTACCTTTGGGCAAAACCTTTAGGCTCTATAACGGTAGAGTGTTTAAAAAAGGAAATACAAGAAGAAAACGAATAGAATGTGTTGAGGTTAAAACAGGTAAATTATATTTGTTTAACCCAAATGCTGAGGTAGAAATTTTAGACTGA
- a CDS encoding FG-GAP-like repeat-containing protein, producing the protein MVINLHNYKPLFLVLLINSYMGAQNFERVETVVGLQNLAHNNGVAVADYDGDNDLDIFVVANAVENPDDITSYSRLYQNNNDGSFTDVTEASGLVELLTAEEDVQLTLAQQGYKFSASWGDYNNDGFPDLFLTYSLKVQLWRNLGNGTFANVTEISGFSTTNDCLNISATWLDYNNDGLLDIYITDWSGCDSNSMYRNNGNSTFTDVTAELGLTEVESNYSYTPFPFDVNNDGWMDLIVTNDLEDPNYLYINQNGISFTEEAATYGLDNMIDDMGLAVGDFDNDGDFDFFHTGIDENVLLQNNGSNNFTNTSASYGISGTGWAWGARFSDFDLDGDEDLFIVNGYDFEARGPEQNVYYRNLHSQGQPIFEDVSVELGVNDNTESVEILDFDYDNDGDIDVLITNGNGSAIFYENKLLNFDDTETTSNWFKVHLQGTTSNRNAIGTTLTITTTNGTQKRYYTGVGFLGQSLQAVHFGLDDATEVLTLEVKWPSGLVENYSNISSNTTIKLTEGTGLEILNIEPSQKIYGCTDPTSCNYNPDATLYDDSCVYLPSQNIVGSTSSSFLRTEIYTYNIAAGSTANWLVSGGELVSGQGSNSITVRWHLEESGRVAITETDDQCSSQEVSIDIELGVDNLPENISIARLWNEALLEAIRDDFARPTVHARNLFHTSVAMYDTWAIYDDTATPYLIGNTVNDFTTVLEEFSTNEDLNTSVNKTISYAMYRLLTHRFQNSPGLEETQARFDLLMEKLGYDVNNTSLLYEDGDAAALGNFIAQSIIDYGLQDGSREATGYDNAYYEPANQAYALDDNNNPPIQDPNRWQPLGLDSFIDQGGNIIDSNVPPFLSPEWGNVYSFSLKEEDKVTYQRDGNNYHVFHDPSDPPYLSLTEENAASDAYKWGFSMVSVWQSHLDQTDGVMWDISPNSIGNVDISTFPTNYADYPAFYDFFNGGTNSNGHAINPVTGNPYEVNMVPRGDYSRVLAEFWADGPDSETPPGHWFSILNYVNDHPLFERRFEGQGDILDPLEWDVKAYFILGGGMHDAAISAWSVKGWYDYIRPISAIRSMAERGQSTDNTLDNYHVGGIELIDGYIEVVEAGDPLAGFANQHVGKIKLYTWKGHDFIGDTETDQAGVGWILAEDWYPYQRPTFVTPPFAGYVSGHSTFSRTASELMTMITGSEFFPGGLGEFVAKANEFLEFEEGPSVDVVLQWATYRDASDQTSLSRIWGGIHPPADDIPGRFIGQEVAEDTFDFAVPYFNGSLGFGEHEVSFNIYPNPVTDGEVFIANTDGTETIEIYDIAGRKIQGLIKAYDTSNAITTIKFKADTSGVYLLKVNSTSKMIIVKD; encoded by the coding sequence ATGGTTATAAATTTACACAACTATAAGCCCCTTTTTCTTGTTCTTCTTATTAATAGCTACATGGGAGCTCAAAACTTTGAGCGCGTTGAAACCGTTGTTGGTTTACAAAACTTAGCTCATAACAATGGAGTGGCTGTAGCAGATTATGATGGTGATAACGATCTAGACATTTTTGTCGTAGCTAACGCTGTTGAAAATCCTGATGACATTACTAGTTACAGTCGTCTGTACCAAAATAATAATGATGGTTCTTTTACAGATGTTACCGAAGCATCTGGTCTGGTTGAATTGCTAACAGCAGAAGAAGATGTTCAGCTAACTCTAGCGCAACAAGGCTATAAGTTTAGCGCATCTTGGGGAGACTATAATAATGATGGTTTTCCAGATTTATTTCTAACATATTCCTTAAAAGTTCAATTATGGAGAAATCTCGGCAATGGAACATTTGCAAACGTAACTGAAATCTCTGGATTTAGTACAACTAACGATTGTTTAAACATTAGTGCTACTTGGTTAGATTATAATAATGACGGTTTATTAGATATCTACATCACTGATTGGAGTGGGTGCGATTCTAATTCAATGTACAGAAATAATGGCAATAGTACTTTTACAGATGTAACGGCAGAATTAGGACTTACAGAAGTTGAATCAAATTACAGCTATACACCATTTCCTTTTGATGTAAATAACGATGGCTGGATGGATCTAATAGTTACAAACGATTTAGAAGATCCAAATTATTTATACATCAATCAGAATGGCATTTCGTTTACAGAAGAGGCAGCAACCTATGGATTAGATAATATGATAGATGATATGGGTCTAGCTGTAGGAGATTTTGATAATGATGGTGATTTTGATTTTTTTCATACTGGAATTGACGAAAATGTTCTTTTGCAAAATAATGGATCAAACAATTTTACTAATACTTCTGCCTCTTATGGAATTTCAGGAACAGGCTGGGCTTGGGGAGCACGATTTTCAGACTTTGATTTAGATGGTGATGAAGATTTATTTATTGTTAACGGTTACGATTTTGAAGCCAGAGGGCCAGAACAAAATGTATATTACAGAAATCTTCATAGTCAAGGACAGCCGATTTTTGAAGATGTTTCTGTAGAATTAGGTGTAAATGATAATACAGAAAGTGTAGAGATTCTAGATTTTGATTATGATAATGATGGTGATATAGATGTGTTAATTACCAATGGTAATGGTTCTGCAATTTTTTATGAAAACAAACTTCTTAATTTTGATGACACCGAGACAACTTCAAATTGGTTTAAAGTTCATTTACAAGGTACCACATCTAATAGAAACGCAATAGGCACAACTTTAACAATAACAACAACCAACGGAACACAAAAACGTTACTACACAGGAGTTGGTTTTTTAGGTCAAAGTCTTCAAGCAGTACATTTTGGGTTAGATGACGCAACGGAAGTTCTAACTTTAGAAGTAAAATGGCCTTCAGGATTAGTTGAGAATTATTCAAACATATCTTCAAACACTACAATAAAGTTAACCGAAGGAACTGGTCTAGAAATTCTAAATATAGAACCAAGCCAAAAAATTTATGGTTGTACAGACCCAACATCCTGTAATTATAATCCAGATGCTACGTTATACGATGACTCTTGTGTGTATCTACCTTCTCAAAATATTGTAGGAAGTACGAGTTCCTCTTTTTTAAGAACAGAGATTTACACCTATAATATTGCCGCAGGTTCAACAGCAAATTGGTTAGTCTCAGGTGGTGAATTAGTAAGTGGGCAAGGCTCAAATTCAATTACCGTAAGATGGCATTTAGAAGAATCAGGAAGAGTAGCTATTACTGAAACGGATGACCAATGTTCTAGTCAAGAGGTGTCAATAGACATTGAGTTAGGTGTAGATAATCTTCCAGAAAACATTTCGATTGCAAGACTATGGAATGAAGCTTTACTTGAAGCTATTAGAGACGATTTTGCAAGACCGACAGTACACGCAAGAAACTTGTTTCACACCAGTGTTGCAATGTACGATACTTGGGCAATATATGATGATACAGCAACACCTTATTTAATTGGAAATACAGTCAACGACTTTACTACAGTATTAGAAGAATTCTCAACAAATGAAGATTTAAACACTTCTGTAAATAAGACGATTAGCTATGCTATGTACCGTTTGTTGACGCATCGATTTCAAAATTCTCCAGGATTAGAAGAAACTCAAGCAAGATTTGATTTACTGATGGAAAAATTAGGTTACGATGTTAATAATACCTCTTTACTGTACGAGGATGGTGATGCTGCGGCTCTAGGTAATTTCATTGCTCAGTCTATTATAGATTATGGACTACAAGATGGATCGAGAGAAGCAACAGGTTATGACAACGCCTATTATGAGCCAGCAAATCAGGCTTATGCATTAGATGATAATAATAATCCACCAATTCAAGATCCTAATCGTTGGCAACCTCTTGGTTTAGATTCATTCATCGATCAAGGAGGAAATATTATAGATAGTAATGTACCACCATTTCTAAGTCCTGAGTGGGGAAATGTTTATAGTTTTTCTCTCAAAGAAGAAGACAAAGTTACTTACCAACGCGACGGAAATAATTATCATGTATTTCATGATCCTTCTGATCCTCCATACCTTAGTTTAACCGAAGAGAATGCTGCAAGCGATGCTTATAAATGGGGATTTTCTATGGTGTCTGTATGGCAGTCACATTTAGACCAAACAGATGGAGTTATGTGGGATATTTCTCCGAATTCTATAGGTAATGTTGACATAAGTACCTTTCCAACAAATTATGCAGACTATCCTGCTTTTTATGACTTTTTTAATGGCGGTACAAACAGTAATGGGCATGCAATTAATCCTGTAACAGGTAATCCATATGAAGTAAATATGGTACCTAGAGGAGATTATTCAAGAGTTTTAGCTGAGTTTTGGGCAGATGGCCCAGACTCTGAGACTCCGCCAGGACACTGGTTCTCTATATTAAATTATGTAAACGACCATCCTTTGTTTGAAAGACGATTTGAAGGTCAAGGAGATATTTTGGATCCATTAGAATGGGATGTTAAAGCTTATTTTATTTTAGGAGGTGGTATGCATGATGCAGCTATTTCTGCGTGGAGTGTTAAAGGTTGGTATGATTATATAAGACCAATTTCAGCTATACGATCTATGGCAGAACGTGGGCAAAGTACAGATAACACATTAGATAACTATCATGTTGGTGGAATAGAATTGATAGATGGTTATATAGAAGTGGTTGAAGCTGGTGATCCGTTGGCAGGTTTTGCCAATCAACATGTTGGAAAGATAAAACTATACACATGGAAAGGTCACGACTTTATAGGTGATACAGAAACTGACCAGGCAGGAGTTGGCTGGATTTTAGCTGAGGATTGGTACCCATACCAAAGACCAACTTTTGTAACACCGCCATTTGCTGGCTATGTGTCTGGTCATTCTACATTTTCTAGAACAGCATCAGAGTTAATGACTATGATAACAGGTAGTGAATTCTTTCCTGGTGGTTTAGGAGAATTTGTTGCGAAAGCTAACGAGTTTTTAGAGTTTGAAGAAGGGCCTTCAGTTGATGTTGTGCTGCAATGGGCAACATATAGAGATGCATCAGATCAAACAAGTTTAAGTAGAATTTGGGGAGGAATTCATCCTCCAGCTGATGACATACCTGGTCGATTTATTGGTCAAGAAGTGGCGGAAGACACGTTTGATTTTGCAGTTCCTTACTTTAATGGGTCTCTTGGTTTTGGTGAGCATGAGGTTTCATTTAATATTTATCCAAACCCTGTAACTGATGGTGAAGTTTTTATTGCCAATACTGATGGTACAGAAACTATAGAAATTTATGATATAGCTGGAAGGAAAATACAAGGTTTAATTAAGGCTTATGATACCTCAAATGCTATAACTACAATAAAATTTAAGGCGGACACTTCAGGTGTATACCTCCTCAAAGTGAATAGCACTTCTAAAATGATTATAGTTAAGGATTAA